TCGCCGTGGCGTACCGGCAGACGGTCGAGGAGGAGCCGAGCCGCAGTCAGGCCCGCTCGGGGCTGGTCGACCAGATCCGGGACCGGCAGGACGAGACCGACCGGCTGACCGCCCGGGCCGAGCAGTTGCGGGCGGAGGTGGCCCGGCAGCGCGACGCCGCCCTGTCCCGCAGCGCCGCGGCCCGACTGCGCGACCTGGAGGCGGCCACCGGGCTGGGCCCGGTCCGCGGTGACGGGGTGGTGGTGCGTCTCGCCGACGCCCCGGACAACGCCGACGTGGTGACCGGCGCCGGCGGTCCCGGGCCTGGTCGGGTGCTCTACCGTGACCTGCAACTGGTGGCCAACGCGTTGTGGGCGGCGGGCGCGGAGGCGATCGCCGTCAACGACCAGCGGTTGACCTCCACGTCGACGATCCGGTCGGCCGGGGAGGCCATCCTGGTGGACTTCCGGCCGGTGACCGGGCCGTACCGGGTGTCGGCGGTCGGGCCGGAGTCGATGCGGGACCGGTTCGAGGCCAGCTCGGCGGCGGCGCTGCTGCGTCGGGTGGCCGAGCAGACCGGGCTGTCGTTCGGCGCGCGGGAGGTCGAGGGGCTGACCCTGCCGGAGGCGGCGACCGATTCGGCCCTGCGGTACGCCCATCCGCCGCCGTCGCCGTCAGGTTCCTCCGTTCCGCGGCCGTCCGGGTCGGGAACGT
The sequence above is a segment of the Micromonospora sp. WMMD882 genome. Coding sequences within it:
- a CDS encoding DUF881 domain-containing protein; this encodes MSGPDRRERGYPADFLTELFRNPLDAGYTDAAARRRSQPPSPARLRAGRAVTAVVLVALGFLLAVAYRQTVEEEPSRSQARSGLVDQIRDRQDETDRLTARAEQLRAEVARQRDAALSRSAAARLRDLEAATGLGPVRGDGVVVRLADAPDNADVVTGAGGPGPGRVLYRDLQLVANALWAAGAEAIAVNDQRLTSTSTIRSAGEAILVDFRPVTGPYRVSAVGPESMRDRFEASSAAALLRRVAEQTGLSFGAREVEGLTLPEAATDSALRYAHPPPSPSGSSVPRPSGSGTSSPRSSGGGR